Within the Microbacterium terricola genome, the region CGGGTCGCCGAGGAGCAGCAGCCGCGGCGAGGCGAGCGAGACGGCGATGGTCGAGGCGAGCGAGAACTGCCCGGCCTCGTCGATGACCAGCAGGTCGAGGCTGCCGCGCGGGATGCGCCCCGCGTGCGCGAAATCCCACGCCGTGCCGCCGACCACGTAGCCCTCGTGGGCGTGCTCTGCGGTGAACGCCGCGACGCCCGTCTTGGGGATCACGGTGAACGGATGCGTCGCCGCGGCGTCTTTCGGCGCCTTGGCGACCTGCACCGGCGGCACGCCGGCGTCAATGATGCGTCCGAGCATGTTCTCCACCACCGCGTGCGACTGCGCGACGACGCCGACCTTGTAGCCGTGGTCGCGCACGAGGCGGGCGATGACGTGGGAGCCCACGTAGGTCTTGCCCGTGCCTGGGGGGCCCTGAACGGCGAGATAGCTGCGGTCGAGGTCGAGGATCGAGCGGGTGATCGCGTCGACGTCGTCTCCGGCGTTGCGGACGAGCCCCCCGGAGCGGGTGCGCGGCGGCCGTCGCCGCAGGATGTCGGTCGCCGGGTCTGACGGCAGCGCGGGCGCGGCGTCGATGACGGCGTCGGCCCACGCGTCGATCGCGACCTGCTGATTCAGCGCGCGCGGCGGTGCGGCGGGCGTGAGGGCGAGAGGAAGGTCGGCCCACGTGAAGCCCTCGATCGCCGTCTCCTCGACGATCGCGCCGTCATCGAGAACCTCGACCACCTTCACCCTGTGGTCGGCGTGCATCCAGCGCGCGTGAGGGGAGAAGGGGAACGGCACGGGCAGCTCGTACAGGGCGAACGGCTCACCGCCCTCACTCAGCCGGGTGCCCGGCGCGAGCTCGCCGCGCAGCTCGAGGATGCGCCGATCGGTGCGCGCCTGCTCGGGGCGGTGCCAGTCCTCGACGATCCGGCAGCGCTCGGGGTCGAGCACGACCACGTCGCGGGTCTCATCCCAGAGCGACACCGGCTCGCGCAGTCGCAGGAAGTGCGTCGCCCAGAAGGACTTCGACTCCCGCGGGTAGTAGTCGATGGCGGCCGCGCCGAGTCGCAGGGCCTGCACGTCGGTCTCATCGGACACGGCGTCCGCGAGCCCGTTCAGCGCGACCGAGCGCGGAGACGGCTCGTACCCCTTCTCGTCAGGCTCGGCGTTCGGCGCGGGTGTCAGGCCCGCCTCGCGCGCCCGGTCGACGAGCCAGTCACGCAGCCGGAGGGTCGACACGCAGTCGTAGCGGTTGTAGTCGGCGAGATCGTCGAGGATCACCTGAGCGGCGGCATCGTCGCCGTCGTCGGCGAGCGCCCTCGCCTCGACGTATCGGACGATCGAGTCGTCGCCCTTCTGCACATCGCTCGTGCGCACGTCGGCGCCCATGTACAGCGGCTCGAGCTTCTTGATCGAGTAGGAGCGCGAGCCGACCCGCAGCGCCCTGCGCACGATGGGGTACAGGTCGACGAACACGCCGTCGCGCAGCAGCTGGTCGACGTCGGCCTCGCGCACGCCGTACCGCGCGGCCATGGCGAGCAGGTGAGAGGGCTCGTACGGCGCGTAATGGTAGATGTGCATGTCGGGATGCTGCTGCCGCTGCAGCTGCACGATGTCGAGGAAGCGCTCGAGCGTGGCCTTCTCATCGGCGAAGGAATGCGCCCACAGCGCGGTGTACTGCTCGTGCACGTCGACCCAGCCGAACAGGTAGTCGATTCCCCAGAGGGGCGTCTGCGCCGCTTCGGTGTGCAGGGGGTCGCCCTCGAAGTCGAAGAAGAGGTCGCCGCGGTCGGGCCGCGGCAGCGCCGCGAGCGCGGGCGGGACGACGACCTCGTATGTCGGCACCGAAGGCAGCGGCGCGACCGGCTCGGCGGGCTCCACCGGCGCGGGCACCGGGACCCCCGCCCGACTCGCCAGCTGCAGGCGCGCCTGCGTGCGCAGCGAGGCGAAGGCGTCTGCGCCCATCCGCTCGGGCGGTGCGGCTGCCACGGCGAGGTCGTCGATGGTGGCGATGCCCGCGGCGCGGAGGCGCTCGCGCTGCACCGGACGCATGCCGGCCACGAGCAGCAGGTCGCGGCTCGCGATGACCTCCTGCTCGCACGTCGCGCAGCGCCCGCACGCCGCGACCGCCAGCTCGCCGCGGGGGTCGCCCCACGCGATCGCCGGGAACGCCGCCCCCTGCTCGAGCTGCCGGTCGGCCACGAGGGCCTGCAGCCGGGCACGACGGAGCGTGAAGACGGGGAGCAGGTCGTCGACCTGGTGCACGCTGGTGGTGCCGTCGCCGAGCAGCAGCTCGACCCGGTCGGCGCGCGGCACTCCGAGCCGGTCGAGCTGTGCGACGTACGCGGCCAGCTGCATGAGCGCGGTGACGCGTGCGTGGCGGGCGAGCTTGGTGTCCTGCACGATCCACGGCGCGGGTGCGTCGGCATCGGCCCGCGATGAGGGGTCGCGTACCAGGAAGTCGGCGAAGCCGACGAAGTCGGCGGTGGCGAACGCGGCCTGGTAGATGACCTCGATGTGCGGGTCGGCGAGGGCCGTGTCGGTCGCAGCGACCGCCGCAGCCAGGCCGTCGGCATCGGCCGAACGCGCCGTCGGGATCACCGCCACCCGATCGCCGAACTCCGCGATGTACCGGTCGAGGACGCGGAGCTCGTGCTGTGTGCCGAGCGTCCCGGCACGGGCGAGCGTGAGGTCTTCCGGGTCGACCACCTCCGCGACGCGGCCGAGTCGTGCGTCGACCCGCCGCATCCAGGCGAACTCGCACTCCGCCGCTGCCTTCAGATCGCTGGCGCTCCAGACGATCCGCTTCTCACCCTCGATGTACCGCATGCTCCCTCTCCGTAAGGAGGCTAGCCCGGGTCGCCGACATCGACGCGCGTCCGTGCCCGCGCCGCCCCGACCTGCCAGACTTGAGCCGTGACCACCGAGCTGCCCTTCGAGAGCGCCTATCGGCACGGATTCGCGCGCGTCGCGGCGTGCACGCTGCCCGTCCGCATCGCCGACCCCACCGCCAACGCCGCCGCGGTGCTCGCCTCCGCGGTCGAGCTCGATGCCGAGGGCGTCGCGGTCGCGGTCTTCCCCGAGCTGTGCCTGACGGGCTACGCGATCGACGACCTCGTGATGCAGGACGTCGTGCTCGATGCCGTGGAGGACGCCATCGCCTCGCTGGCGACAGCATCCGCCGATCTCCTCCCTGTGCTCGTCGTCGGCGCGCCGCTGCGCCATCGCAACCGCATCTACAACTGCGCCGTCGTGATCCACCGCGGCGAAGTGCTCGGCGTCGCCCCGAAGTCGTATCTGCCGACCTACCGCGAGTTCTACGAGCGCCGCTGGTACGCCGCCGGAGAGCCGTGGTCGGGCGAGGGCATCCGCATCGGCGACATCGAGACGGTCTTCGGCAACAACCTCCTCTTCGCCGTGCGGGACGTGCCTGGTCTCGTCCTCCACGCCGAGGTCTGCGAGGACATGTGGGTGCCGGTGCCGCCGTCGTCGCGTGCGGCACTCGCGGGAGCGACTCTGCTCGTGAATCTGAGCGGCAGCCCCATCACGATCGCGCGCGCCGACGACCGCAAGACGCTCGCCCAGTCGCAGTCGCTGCGGTGCCTGGCCGCCTATGCGTACGCGGCCGCCGGTGCCGGCGAGTCCACGAACGACGTGTCGTGGGACGGCCAGACGATGATCTACGAGGGCGGCAACCTGCTCGCCGAGACCGAGCGCTTCCCCGACGGCCCTCGGCACAGCGTCGCCGACATCGACCTCGACCGGCTGCGTCAGGATCGGCTGCGTCAGGGCACCTTCGACGACAACCGGATCGCCGACGACGGGGAGTTCCTCACCGTCGAGCTGTACCTCGACCCGCCTGCTCGCGACATCGGACTGCAGCGCCCCCTCGACCGGTTCCCGTTCGTCCCGGACGACCCGGCCCGGCTCGCGCAGGACTGCTACGAGGCGTTCAACATCCAGGTCTCCGGGCTCGTGCAGCGGATGCGGGCCATCGGCGACCCGAAGCCGGTCATCGGCGTGAGCGGCGGCCTGGACTCGACCCACGCGCTGCTGGTCGTCGCCCGCGCCATGGACCGGATGGGCCGTCCCCGCAGCGACATCCTCGCGTACACGATGCCCGGGTTCGCGACCACCGAGCACACCAAGTCGAACGCCATCGCGCTGGCCGAGGCGATCGGCGCGCAGATCGAGACCATCGACATCCGCCCGCTGGCGACCGAGATGCTCGAGAGACTCGGGCACCCGTTCGCCGACGGCGAGCCCGTGCACGACATCACGTTCGAGAACGTGCAGGCGGGGCTGCGCACCGACTATCTCTTCCGACTCGCGAACCACCACGGCGGCATGGTCATCGGCACGTCCGACCTGTCCGAGCTCGCCCTCGGCTGGGCCACGTACGGCGTGGGCGACCACATGAGCCACTACGCCGTGAACGCCGGCGTCCCGAAGACGCTCATCCAGCACGTCATCCGCTGGGTGATCGCACACGGCGACCCGTCGACGGGCTCAGGGACCGAGACCGCGACGACGCTCACGCCGGAGGCGAAGACGGTGCTGCAGTCGGTGCTCGACACCGAGATCAGCCCCGAGCTCGTCCCCGTGGGCCAGGACGGAACGGCCGAGTCCACCGAGGACCGCATCGGCCCGTACGCGCTGCACGACTTCACGCTGTTCCACGTGCTCCGCTACGGCATGCGCCCCTCGAAGATCGCCTTCGTCGCCGGGCACGTCTGGGCGGACGCGGACGCCGGCGCGTGGCCGCCTGGATTCCCCGCCGACGACCGATACGCGTACGACCTCGCGACCGTGACGAAGTGGCTCCGCGTGTTCCTGCAGCGGTTCTTCGCCTTCGCGCAGTTCAAGCGCTCCGCGATCCCGAACGGGCCGAAGGTGTCTCCGGCCGGTTCGCTCTCGCCCCGCGGCGACTGGCGCGCCCCCTCTGACGGCAACGCCACGGTCTGGCTCGCCGAGCTCGATGCCGCCCTCGCCGAGCGCGAGCAGGCCTGACGGTCGCGGCGTCTATTCGACGGGCGCCGGCACGTAGGCGAGGGTGATGACCCAGCTGTCCCGCGACAGGTCGAAGAGCTGGTAGCGCACGTGTCGGTCGGGGATCCACCCCTTGGCGAGGTTCGTGTCGAGGCGGACGTGCTCACCGCGCACCCTGGTGCCGCGGCCGTCCGCATCACGGATCGCCTGCACGCGCGTCCAATGCGCGGTCAGCGCGGGAATGTTCGACTCGTCGAACAGGTGCGAGTGGCGGCGCATGTCGCTGAGCGTGAGCTCGTCGGGGTGCGCGTCGCGCAGGTCGAGGCCCAGCACCACTCCCGGCTCGGCGAGGGCGGTGATCGTCGCCGCCCGGAAGCTGACGGTGCGGATCTGCAGCGGCAGCTCCCGGCCGTCGACCGTGGCGAACAGCTGGGTGTGGTGG harbors:
- a CDS encoding TM0106 family RecB-like putative nuclease, translated to MRYIEGEKRIVWSASDLKAAAECEFAWMRRVDARLGRVAEVVDPEDLTLARAGTLGTQHELRVLDRYIAEFGDRVAVIPTARSADADGLAAAVAATDTALADPHIEVIYQAAFATADFVGFADFLVRDPSSRADADAPAPWIVQDTKLARHARVTALMQLAAYVAQLDRLGVPRADRVELLLGDGTTSVHQVDDLLPVFTLRRARLQALVADRQLEQGAAFPAIAWGDPRGELAVAACGRCATCEQEVIASRDLLLVAGMRPVQRERLRAAGIATIDDLAVAAAPPERMGADAFASLRTQARLQLASRAGVPVPAPVEPAEPVAPLPSVPTYEVVVPPALAALPRPDRGDLFFDFEGDPLHTEAAQTPLWGIDYLFGWVDVHEQYTALWAHSFADEKATLERFLDIVQLQRQQHPDMHIYHYAPYEPSHLLAMAARYGVREADVDQLLRDGVFVDLYPIVRRALRVGSRSYSIKKLEPLYMGADVRTSDVQKGDDSIVRYVEARALADDGDDAAAQVILDDLADYNRYDCVSTLRLRDWLVDRAREAGLTPAPNAEPDEKGYEPSPRSVALNGLADAVSDETDVQALRLGAAAIDYYPRESKSFWATHFLRLREPVSLWDETRDVVVLDPERCRIVEDWHRPEQARTDRRILELRGELAPGTRLSEGGEPFALYELPVPFPFSPHARWMHADHRVKVVEVLDDGAIVEETAIEGFTWADLPLALTPAAPPRALNQQVAIDAWADAVIDAAPALPSDPATDILRRRPPRTRSGGLVRNAGDDVDAITRSILDLDRSYLAVQGPPGTGKTYVGSHVIARLVRDHGYKVGVVAQSHAVVENMLGRIIDAGVPPVQVAKAPKDAAATHPFTVIPKTGVAAFTAEHAHEGYVVGGTAWDFAHAGRIPRGSLDLLVIDEAGQFSLASTIAVSLASPRLLLLGDPQQLPQVSQGTHPEPVDTSALGWVMDGADVVPPEFGYFLARTWRMHPAVAEPVSQLAYGGELAAHPSTAARELAGVEPGLHPRPLRHHGNATSSPEEAAAVVELVRDLVGRAWTGITVDDSGEVTRLAPRPLTPDDIIVVTPYNAQQVTVEAALADAGFPRIPVGTVDRFQGQEAAVAIVSLAASSGRDAPRGLEFLLLRNRLNVAVSRAKQAAYLFYSPRLLDDLPYTPEGVARLSGFARLTGEA
- a CDS encoding NAD(+) synthase, translating into MTTELPFESAYRHGFARVAACTLPVRIADPTANAAAVLASAVELDAEGVAVAVFPELCLTGYAIDDLVMQDVVLDAVEDAIASLATASADLLPVLVVGAPLRHRNRIYNCAVVIHRGEVLGVAPKSYLPTYREFYERRWYAAGEPWSGEGIRIGDIETVFGNNLLFAVRDVPGLVLHAEVCEDMWVPVPPSSRAALAGATLLVNLSGSPITIARADDRKTLAQSQSLRCLAAYAYAAAGAGESTNDVSWDGQTMIYEGGNLLAETERFPDGPRHSVADIDLDRLRQDRLRQGTFDDNRIADDGEFLTVELYLDPPARDIGLQRPLDRFPFVPDDPARLAQDCYEAFNIQVSGLVQRMRAIGDPKPVIGVSGGLDSTHALLVVARAMDRMGRPRSDILAYTMPGFATTEHTKSNAIALAEAIGAQIETIDIRPLATEMLERLGHPFADGEPVHDITFENVQAGLRTDYLFRLANHHGGMVIGTSDLSELALGWATYGVGDHMSHYAVNAGVPKTLIQHVIRWVIAHGDPSTGSGTETATTLTPEAKTVLQSVLDTEISPELVPVGQDGTAESTEDRIGPYALHDFTLFHVLRYGMRPSKIAFVAGHVWADADAGAWPPGFPADDRYAYDLATVTKWLRVFLQRFFAFAQFKRSAIPNGPKVSPAGSLSPRGDWRAPSDGNATVWLAELDAALAEREQA